One stretch of Methyloversatilis sp. RAC08 DNA includes these proteins:
- a CDS encoding HD domain-containing phosphohydrolase, translating to MDTLDDLLRRLEQLNEIGSALSNERNIDALLEKILLAAKTITHADGGTLYRIDEAGEHLRFEILRTDSLGIAMGGSTGKPIAFPPLPLHLDDGSPNLSMVAAYSALKGQTVNIADAYRAEGFDFSGTRAFDARTGYRSTSFLTVPMMNHEGAVIGVLQLINAVHPVTGAVGVFSGSDRQLAESLASQAAIALTNRQLVSQLEALFESFITLINNAIDEKSPYTGGHCQRVPTLTMMLAEAVNDTQDGPLAGFTMTEADRYELKIAGLLHDCGKVTTPVHVVDKATKLQTIFDRIELIDTRFELIRRDIELATLNSRFAAGLNASPAVLAQIERHGADRLRDIDEDRAFLHHANIGSERMSDADVERVHAIARRWRWTDSQGAERSCLSDEEVENLTIRAGTLTGAEREIINYHIVSTIRMLEALPWPRHLTNVPEYAGGHHERMDGKGYPRGLARDQMSVQARVMGIADIFEALTAKDRPYKRPMRLSEALHILGKFRLNGHIDPDLFDVFVRRKVYLKYAETFLDPEQIDDVDLSAIPGFQP from the coding sequence ATGGACACGCTAGACGATCTGCTGCGGCGCCTGGAACAGCTCAACGAGATCGGCAGCGCCTTGTCGAACGAGCGCAACATCGATGCGCTGCTCGAAAAGATCCTGCTGGCGGCCAAAACCATCACCCATGCCGATGGCGGTACGCTGTACCGCATCGACGAAGCGGGCGAGCACCTTCGCTTTGAAATCCTGCGCACCGATTCGCTGGGCATAGCGATGGGCGGCAGCACCGGCAAACCGATCGCCTTTCCGCCGCTGCCGCTGCATCTCGACGACGGCTCGCCCAACCTGTCGATGGTGGCGGCCTACAGCGCGTTGAAGGGGCAGACGGTCAATATCGCCGATGCCTACCGCGCCGAAGGTTTCGACTTTTCCGGCACGCGCGCCTTCGACGCGCGCACCGGCTACCGCTCGACCAGCTTCCTGACCGTGCCGATGATGAATCACGAAGGCGCGGTCATCGGCGTGCTGCAGCTGATCAATGCAGTGCATCCGGTGACCGGCGCGGTCGGCGTGTTCTCCGGTTCCGACCGCCAGCTGGCCGAATCGCTCGCGTCGCAGGCCGCCATCGCGCTGACCAACCGGCAACTGGTGAGCCAGCTCGAAGCGCTGTTCGAATCCTTCATCACGCTGATCAACAATGCGATCGACGAAAAGTCACCCTACACCGGTGGTCACTGCCAGCGTGTGCCGACGCTGACCATGATGCTGGCCGAAGCCGTGAACGACACGCAGGATGGCCCGCTCGCCGGCTTCACGATGACCGAGGCCGACCGCTACGAACTGAAGATCGCCGGTCTGCTGCACGATTGCGGCAAGGTCACGACCCCGGTGCATGTGGTCGACAAGGCCACCAAGCTGCAGACCATTTTCGACCGCATCGAACTGATCGACACCCGCTTCGAACTGATCCGGCGCGATATCGAACTGGCGACACTCAACAGCCGCTTCGCTGCCGGCCTCAATGCCTCGCCGGCCGTGCTGGCCCAGATCGAGCGCCACGGTGCCGACCGGCTGCGTGACATCGACGAAGACCGTGCCTTCCTGCATCACGCCAACATCGGTTCCGAACGCATGAGCGACGCCGACGTCGAGCGCGTCCATGCGATCGCCCGCCGCTGGCGCTGGACCGATTCACAAGGCGCCGAACGATCCTGCCTGAGCGATGAAGAAGTCGAAAACCTGACCATACGCGCGGGCACGCTGACTGGCGCCGAGCGGGAAATCATCAATTACCACATCGTGTCGACGATACGCATGCTCGAAGCGCTGCCCTGGCCGCGCCACCTGACCAATGTGCCGGAGTACGCCGGCGGTCACCATGAGCGCATGGATGGCAAGGGCTATCCGCGCGGGTTGGCGCGCGACCAGATGAGCGTGCAGGCGCGGGTCATGGGTATCGCCGACATCTTCGAAGCACTGACCGCAAAGGACCGGCCGTACAAGCGCCCGATGCGCCTGTCCGAAGCCCTGCACATCCTCGGCAAGTTCCGCCTCAATGGCCACATCGATCCCGACCTGTTCGATGTGTTCGTGCGCCGCAAGGTCTATCTCAAGTACGCCGAAACCTTCCTCGACCCGGAGCAGATCGACGACGTCGATCTGTCGGCCATCCCCGGCTTCCAGCCCTGA
- a CDS encoding pilin translates to MKKVQQGFTLIELMIVVAIIGILAAIAIPQYQDYVTRARWSDNISSAASLKLAIGECLQNRGGVQADCDSIAELNTNGFFPSNVDPVLTNTGSMTVIAGEGGAPAIQITGTGQLGSPACRVLLTGASNVATVRWVASNAQVAGCGRSKTGVGT, encoded by the coding sequence ATGAAGAAGGTTCAACAAGGCTTTACGCTGATCGAACTGATGATCGTGGTTGCCATCATCGGTATTCTGGCCGCGATCGCGATTCCGCAGTATCAGGACTACGTTACGCGTGCCCGTTGGTCGGACAACATTTCCAGTGCTGCATCGCTCAAACTGGCGATTGGCGAATGTCTGCAGAATCGAGGTGGAGTTCAGGCTGACTGCGACTCGATTGCTGAACTGAACACGAATGGCTTCTTTCCGTCAAACGTTGATCCTGTGCTAACGAACACGGGTTCGATGACGGTAATCGCTGGCGAAGGCGGCGCTCCGGCCATCCAGATTACGGGTACGGGCCAGTTGGGTTCGCCTGCCTGCCGCGTGTTACTTACTGGAGCGTCCAATGTGGCAACGGTTCGGTGGGTTGCGAGCAACGCACAGGTTGCCGGATGTGGTCGCTCCAAGACCGGCGTAGGCACCTGA
- a CDS encoding O-antigen ligase family protein, translating into MLGFLHGKKLPMVGSFFLLFSVVPLFVFPATGLSEHDAQRICQWALFTVAGFHSLKLKVAISWRWVGVVLAMLGYGLACGRWALIESVHLVLLLALFTVWTTSLRERPESALPQVYAGIALCYLVLMLPRWAAVIIEGLPFHPQEFYFGFSNQRFFGHWVTLSLPMVVLARDRLAALTRSPWVLDVAMGAWISFALASGTRGTWIALALAIVAVAGCGKGGRAFASRLIRGIAIGTVAYGAMFVLLPWMTGSTQTALPGVGRALEGAHSSGRGTLWLFALDGIEARPWIGNGPMSYAITDDTYARHPHNLLLQVAYEWGVPLACVIAALIARMLLLQIRRAISHDGRDPLHLALLAVIVGGLAQAQVDGILIMPFSQVCFVLVCAMLCSLQPGQKVPAGNGLPGSHLYFSVGILSLAAAQLFLMWPELSRFLDWEAESLAATGVPMYQPRFWLQGVIVPGWD; encoded by the coding sequence TTGCTGGGGTTCCTGCATGGAAAAAAGCTCCCGATGGTCGGGAGCTTTTTTTTATTGTTTTCCGTCGTACCGCTGTTCGTGTTTCCCGCGACCGGGCTGTCAGAACACGACGCGCAGCGCATCTGTCAGTGGGCGCTGTTCACGGTGGCCGGATTCCATTCCCTCAAGCTCAAAGTCGCCATCTCGTGGCGCTGGGTTGGTGTGGTCTTGGCAATGCTGGGATACGGGCTGGCATGCGGCCGCTGGGCGCTGATTGAATCCGTTCATCTGGTTCTGCTGCTCGCCCTGTTCACGGTGTGGACGACATCGCTCCGTGAGCGTCCGGAATCCGCACTGCCTCAAGTGTATGCAGGCATTGCGCTGTGCTATCTGGTTCTGATGCTCCCGCGCTGGGCTGCCGTCATCATTGAAGGTTTGCCGTTTCACCCCCAGGAGTTCTATTTCGGGTTTTCAAACCAGCGCTTCTTCGGTCACTGGGTAACCTTGTCGCTCCCGATGGTAGTACTGGCGCGCGACCGCCTCGCCGCGCTCACGCGTTCGCCGTGGGTGCTCGATGTTGCGATGGGCGCATGGATATCTTTTGCACTGGCATCCGGTACACGCGGGACGTGGATTGCTCTGGCGCTGGCGATAGTCGCCGTTGCCGGCTGTGGAAAGGGCGGGCGGGCCTTCGCGTCGCGACTGATACGCGGCATTGCAATCGGGACCGTCGCCTATGGTGCGATGTTCGTGCTGCTGCCGTGGATGACCGGAAGTACCCAGACAGCGCTGCCAGGCGTGGGCCGTGCGCTGGAGGGCGCGCATTCTTCGGGTCGAGGCACCCTCTGGCTGTTTGCACTGGATGGCATCGAGGCACGACCCTGGATCGGTAACGGACCCATGTCCTACGCCATAACCGATGATACCTATGCGCGGCATCCCCACAATCTGCTGCTCCAGGTTGCGTACGAATGGGGGGTTCCGCTGGCATGCGTTATTGCTGCGCTGATCGCACGGATGCTGCTGCTGCAGATTCGGCGCGCGATCAGCCATGATGGAAGGGATCCGCTGCACCTTGCCTTGCTTGCGGTCATCGTGGGCGGACTTGCGCAAGCCCAGGTCGACGGGATCCTGATAATGCCGTTTTCCCAAGTGTGTTTCGTTCTGGTTTGCGCCATGCTCTGTTCGCTGCAGCCCGGGCAGAAGGTGCCGGCTGGAAACGGGCTGCCCGGCAGCCACCTTTATTTTTCGGTGGGCATTCTGTCGCTTGCCGCTGCGCAGTTATTCCTGATGTGGCCCGAGCTGTCGCGCTTTCTCGACTGGGAGGCTGAAAGCCTTGCCGCGACCGGCGTTCCGATGTATCAGCCGCGCTTCTGGCTGCAAGGCGTGATCGTCCCGGGCTGGGACTAA
- a CDS encoding SixA phosphatase family protein has protein sequence MELILWRHAEAVDALPDATRRLSGRGERQAAQMAAWLKPRLPKQTRILASPATRCQQTAQALGLDFETSRLLSTDSSVADLIAASEWPTGGGAVLIVGHQPTLGRLAALLLSGQEADWTVKKGAVWWFSNRVRDGETQTVLRLSISSEATETN, from the coding sequence ATGGAATTGATACTGTGGCGCCACGCGGAAGCGGTCGACGCCCTGCCCGACGCCACGCGCCGCCTGTCCGGCCGGGGCGAACGCCAGGCAGCACAGATGGCTGCATGGCTCAAGCCCAGGCTGCCGAAACAGACGCGCATCCTGGCCAGCCCGGCCACCCGCTGCCAGCAGACCGCACAGGCACTCGGCCTCGACTTCGAGACGTCACGCCTGTTGTCGACCGACAGCTCGGTCGCCGATCTGATCGCCGCATCCGAATGGCCGACTGGTGGCGGCGCAGTGCTCATCGTCGGCCACCAACCCACGCTCGGGCGCCTCGCCGCCCTGCTGCTGTCCGGTCAGGAAGCGGACTGGACGGTGAAGAAGGGCGCGGTATGGTGGTTCAGCAACCGGGTGCGGGACGGTGAGACGCAGACGGTGTTGCGCTTGAGCATTTCGTCGGAAGCGACGGAGACAAACTGA
- a CDS encoding CYTH and CHAD domain-containing protein, whose product MGRETELKLALAEHGWRAFSRHPLLRQAAAAPQTHTLRNLYFDTPDFRLREQRVALRLRRVGRRWLQTVKCASAASAGLSSRPEWEQPFTGLFDFSQVDDAALRRLLEGLRDRGLLAQVFETNFERREWRFASGDGELLLMADRGMIEAAGRRDSISELELELAGAPIEALLDHADTLVRTLPLRAESRSKAERGYALIEDKAYQPVRATRSPIDPHGGARHAFRAVALDCIQHYQSNEVGALQSDAPEFVHQMRVALRRLRSALRLFAPALPEGMAADLALPLRALAGDLGELRDRDVLQSELLAPVLAHNAAENLHALDAALHATRQQVRDRVQKALQDGRQARLMMALLRALHDLPPDDEGNLRTLAHKRLARAHARMVDGCRHAADGDIGALHALRIDIKRLRYAIEFFAPLLGPRKTKRAIGALMQAQEDLGFLNDLSQAGPRLLAAAGDDPDLVAAVALIARHHLPRYRRIVSDAPKLLKRLSRMPLPR is encoded by the coding sequence ATGGGCCGGGAAACGGAACTCAAGCTGGCGCTCGCCGAACACGGATGGCGTGCCTTTTCGCGGCACCCGCTGCTGCGTCAGGCAGCCGCCGCGCCGCAGACGCACACCCTGCGCAACCTCTATTTCGACACGCCGGATTTCCGGCTGCGCGAGCAGCGCGTCGCGTTGCGGTTGCGCCGCGTCGGCAGGCGCTGGCTGCAGACGGTGAAATGTGCCAGTGCGGCCAGCGCCGGCCTGTCCTCCCGACCGGAGTGGGAACAACCCTTTACCGGCCTGTTCGATTTTTCGCAGGTCGATGATGCGGCACTGCGTCGCCTGCTCGAAGGCCTGCGCGACCGCGGCTTGCTGGCGCAGGTGTTCGAGACGAATTTCGAGCGGCGCGAATGGCGTTTCGCGTCGGGTGATGGCGAACTGCTGTTGATGGCCGACCGCGGGATGATTGAAGCGGCCGGGCGACGCGACAGCATTTCCGAACTGGAACTGGAACTGGCCGGCGCGCCGATCGAAGCGCTGCTCGACCACGCCGACACACTGGTGCGCACGCTGCCTCTGCGCGCCGAATCGCGCAGCAAGGCAGAACGCGGGTACGCGCTGATCGAAGACAAGGCGTATCAGCCGGTGCGTGCGACGCGGTCGCCAATCGATCCGCACGGCGGCGCCCGGCATGCGTTCCGCGCCGTCGCGCTGGACTGCATTCAGCACTACCAGTCCAACGAAGTCGGTGCGCTGCAGTCCGATGCGCCGGAATTCGTCCACCAGATGCGGGTCGCGCTGCGCCGCCTGAGAAGCGCGCTGCGACTGTTCGCACCCGCGCTCCCGGAAGGCATGGCGGCCGATCTTGCCTTGCCGCTGCGCGCGCTCGCCGGTGACCTGGGCGAGTTGCGCGATCGCGACGTGCTGCAGTCCGAACTGCTCGCGCCGGTGCTCGCGCACAACGCTGCCGAAAATCTGCACGCACTCGATGCGGCGCTGCATGCCACCCGGCAGCAAGTGCGCGACCGCGTGCAGAAGGCGCTGCAGGACGGCAGGCAGGCCAGACTGATGATGGCGCTGCTGCGCGCGCTGCATGACCTGCCGCCGGATGACGAAGGCAATCTGCGCACGCTGGCGCACAAGCGCCTCGCCCGCGCCCATGCGCGCATGGTCGATGGCTGCCGGCACGCGGCCGATGGCGACATCGGTGCGCTGCATGCGCTGCGCATCGACATCAAGCGCTTGCGCTACGCGATCGAGTTCTTCGCGCCGCTGCTTGGCCCGCGCAAGACCAAACGGGCGATCGGTGCGCTGATGCAGGCACAGGAAGATCTCGGCTTCCTGAATGACCTGAGCCAGGCCGGCCCGCGCCTGCTCGCCGCCGCTGGCGACGACCCCGACCTCGTGGCGGCCGTGGCGCTGATCGCACGTCATCACCTGCCGCGCTACCGCAGGATAGTCAGCGACGCTCCGAAGCTTCTGAAACGCCTGTCGCGCATGCCGTTGCCGCGCTGA
- the moaC gene encoding cyclic pyranopterin monophosphate synthase MoaC, which yields MSTDMPLPAQLTHFDAEGQAHMVDVGDKAHTARVARAAGSITMLPATFELVRDGTAKKGDVLGVARIAGIQASKRTSDLIPLCHPIALTKVSVDFTLDAAGSTVHCEVTARTTGQTGVEMEALTAVSVALLTIYDMCKAVDRGMQIGGIRLLEKAGGKSGHWQAD from the coding sequence ATGAGTACCGACATGCCGCTGCCCGCTCAACTCACCCACTTCGATGCCGAAGGCCAGGCCCACATGGTCGATGTCGGCGACAAGGCGCACACCGCGCGCGTGGCGCGCGCCGCCGGATCGATCACCATGCTTCCGGCCACGTTCGAACTGGTGCGCGATGGCACGGCGAAAAAGGGCGACGTACTGGGCGTGGCACGCATCGCCGGCATCCAGGCATCGAAGCGCACGTCCGACCTGATTCCGCTGTGCCATCCGATCGCACTGACCAAGGTCAGCGTGGATTTCACGCTCGATGCAGCCGGCAGCACCGTGCACTGCGAAGTCACCGCACGCACCACCGGCCAGACCGGCGTCGAGATGGAAGCGCTGACCGCGGTCAGCGTGGCCCTGCTGACCATCTACGACATGTGCAAGGCGGTGGACCGCGGCATGCAGATCGGTGGCATCCGCCTGCTCGAGAAGGCCGGCGGCAAATCGGGGCACTGGCAGGCGGACTGA
- a CDS encoding response regulator, whose amino-acid sequence MSSIPVGSHALLLIEDVPEDVKLITTALRTIVPADQIKVVPSGEEALDYLFGRGNYAGRDTRYQPALIMLDLTLPRINGMEVLRLVRADPQTHVLPVVVVSASSQQRDIRTAAQLGANSFVRKSLDFVSFSETLTLLARYWLELNIQPPHPSAMAR is encoded by the coding sequence ATGTCATCGATTCCGGTTGGTTCGCACGCACTGCTGCTGATTGAAGATGTGCCCGAGGATGTGAAGCTCATCACCACGGCACTGCGTACCATCGTACCGGCCGATCAGATCAAGGTCGTCCCCTCGGGCGAGGAAGCGCTCGATTACCTGTTCGGGCGCGGCAACTACGCCGGACGCGACACGCGTTACCAACCCGCACTGATCATGCTGGACCTCACGCTGCCGCGCATCAACGGCATGGAAGTGCTGCGTCTGGTACGCGCCGACCCGCAGACGCACGTGTTGCCGGTGGTGGTCGTGTCCGCTTCCTCGCAGCAGCGCGACATACGCACCGCAGCCCAGCTTGGCGCCAACAGCTTCGTCCGCAAGTCGCTCGACTTCGTGAGCTTTTCCGAAACGTTGACCCTGCTGGCCCGCTACTGGCTCGAACTGAACATCCAGCCGCCGCATCCGTCGGCGATGGCGCGCTGA
- a CDS encoding M48 family metalloprotease, with product MSHFFTRRSLRTAVVALLLLPLSVPAQPLPDLGDSAQADLSPALENRIGLALWRDMRVRERAYIDDPEINGYLNHLADRLTEKLPGSTQDFELFALRDPSLNAFAWPGGFIGVHSGLIVTAQSESELASVIAHEISHVTQRHIARQFSNRGQSTIIALASLVIAVLAARGNSQVAQGAMIAGQAATVASQLAYTRDFEREADRIGLQMLDSAGFDTRAMAAFFERMQRSARFYESNSPAYLRTHPLTVERITDASARIEETAYRQVPDSLDFLLVRAKLRAYEGDAREAFAEFDNRMRDVQGSIRLATRFGLAHAALRKRDFARAQQEVDGLRAERFESPMLDNLAGLISLESGDAKGAIERFRDGLKRSRSRALTYGLIEALLADRRAAEALALINDEVLAYTQDPRLYRYQARSHALLDQRLAQHRSQAEAYALNGQYQAAIEQLEIAQRAADGDFYQQSVVDARLRELREKLAELKRDGL from the coding sequence ATGAGTCACTTCTTCACCCGCCGCAGCCTGCGCACTGCAGTCGTTGCGCTGCTTCTGCTGCCGCTTTCCGTCCCCGCGCAGCCGCTGCCGGATCTGGGCGATTCGGCCCAGGCTGACCTGTCACCCGCGCTCGAGAACCGCATTGGCCTTGCGTTGTGGCGCGACATGCGGGTGCGCGAGCGCGCGTATATCGATGATCCGGAAATCAACGGCTATCTCAATCACCTCGCCGACCGGCTCACCGAAAAGCTGCCCGGATCGACGCAGGACTTCGAACTGTTCGCGCTGCGCGATCCGAGCCTCAATGCGTTTGCCTGGCCGGGCGGCTTCATCGGCGTGCATAGCGGCCTCATCGTCACCGCGCAGAGCGAATCCGAGCTGGCATCGGTCATCGCGCACGAAATTTCACACGTGACGCAGCGTCACATCGCGCGCCAGTTTTCCAATCGCGGCCAGTCGACCATCATCGCGCTGGCGTCGCTCGTCATCGCCGTGCTGGCGGCGCGCGGCAATTCGCAGGTTGCGCAGGGCGCCATGATCGCGGGCCAGGCGGCGACGGTCGCGTCGCAACTTGCGTACACCCGCGATTTCGAGCGCGAAGCGGACCGCATCGGACTGCAGATGCTCGACAGCGCGGGCTTCGACACGCGAGCGATGGCGGCATTCTTCGAACGCATGCAGCGTTCGGCGCGCTTTTATGAGAGCAATTCGCCGGCCTATCTGCGCACTCACCCACTAACGGTCGAACGCATCACCGACGCCAGTGCGCGCATCGAGGAAACCGCCTACCGGCAGGTGCCGGACAGCCTGGATTTTCTGCTGGTGCGCGCCAAGCTGCGCGCCTACGAAGGCGATGCAAGGGAGGCGTTTGCCGAGTTCGACAACCGGATGCGCGACGTGCAGGGCAGTATCCGGCTTGCCACGCGGTTCGGCCTGGCGCATGCCGCATTGCGCAAGCGAGATTTCGCCCGAGCGCAGCAAGAGGTGGATGGCCTGCGCGCCGAGCGCTTCGAATCGCCGATGCTCGATAACCTTGCCGGCCTGATCAGTCTCGAGTCGGGTGATGCCAAAGGCGCCATCGAGCGCTTTCGCGACGGTCTGAAGCGTTCGCGCTCGCGCGCACTCACCTATGGCCTGATCGAGGCTCTGCTCGCCGACCGGCGTGCCGCCGAGGCGCTCGCCCTGATCAATGACGAGGTATTGGCCTATACGCAGGACCCGCGCCTGTATCGCTACCAGGCGCGCAGTCATGCGCTGCTCGACCAGCGGCTGGCGCAGCATCGCTCACAGGCCGAGGCCTACGCACTCAACGGGCAGTATCAGGCGGCGATCGAACAGCTGGAAATCGCACAGCGCGCCGCCGACGGCGACTTCTATCAGCAGTCGGTGGTCGACGCGCGCTTGCGCGAACTGCGTGAAAAGCTGGCCGAACTGAAGCGCGACGGGCTGTGA
- a CDS encoding sulfurtransferase TusA family protein: MEFDKELDARGLNCPLPILRTKKALSEMSSGQVLRVVATDPGAVRDFEAFARQTGNTLLESSDANKEFAFLLRRK; this comes from the coding sequence ATGGAATTCGACAAGGAACTCGACGCGCGCGGCCTGAACTGTCCGCTGCCCATCCTGCGCACGAAGAAGGCGCTGTCCGAAATGAGCAGCGGTCAGGTATTGCGCGTCGTCGCGACCGACCCCGGTGCGGTGCGCGACTTCGAAGCCTTCGCTCGCCAGACCGGCAACACGCTGCTCGAAAGCAGCGACGCAAACAAGGAATTCGCCTTCCTGCTGCGCCGCAAGTAA